The genome window CGGACCGGTATTCTCCCATTTTTCTCCCCGATGACTCCGATGAGGAGGAAGAGGCCGCTTCCTATCCGGCGCCCGAGCCTGTGGATGACGATTTTACGGCCGGGGCGCCCGCCATGACGATGGAGCCCGAGCCGGAGCCTGAAGAGAGGATGGCCACAGCGCCCGCCGCGCCGAAGGCCGCCGCCGGCTCCCCGCGCAAGGCGGCCCGGCGGGCCAAAGAGGCCGCCAGACGAAAGGCCGCCCGGGCGGTCGGGGCCGGGGTCTCCGGCGCCATGTCCGGCTCCGACCCGCTGGCGGACATGGATCTGCCCGACGCGGCCCCGGATTCCGTTGATCCCATCGCCGAGATCGACCGAATCCTTGAAAACATGCAAATCGCGCAAATCGCCTTTAACACGCCCGAGCGCATGAATATCGAAAGCGTTGAGCTGATCCACCTCGCGCTGGACATGAAAAAATCCATCAAGACCTTAAAGGACATGGTCGAGGGCGCCGGGAAAAGGGTCGGGGCCTCCATCCGGGTCTCCAGCCGAATGCAGGCGCGCCTGAGCGGCCGGAATTTTAAGATCACCGCCATCACCCCGGAGACCCAGGCCATATCCGGTCGGGAGTCCACGGACTGGAAATGGGAAATCCAGCCTGAAAAGGAGGGGAGGCATTCGCTTCATCTGACCCTGGCGGCCATGATCACGGTGGAGGGACAGTCCGCCTCCCGAACCATCCGGACCTTTGACCGCGTCATCGAGATCCAGGTGACGGCGGGCCAGAAAATCCAGGCGTTTTTGAAACAAAACTGGCAGTGGCTCTGGGCCGCTGTCCTGGTTCCCCTGGTGACGTTTTTGTGGCGGCGACGGAAGAAAAAAGTCGCATAATTCTTGACACCCAACCCGATGCGGGTTATGCGTCAATCACCATCATTGAACAGCGCCTCCCACGCATCCCGTAATATCTGAGCGCCCCGAGGGAGGTCGCTTTTTTTGAGGAGAATCTCATGTTCGGGCCATTCAAAATACCCGGGACCCTGGAGATGGGCGATTTGAAGCTGGAGGTCGCGCGCGGTGAGAATCATATTTTTTATCGCCGGCGGCTTTTGGGCGAAGAGGTGGAGAAAAAAATTTCCGCCAAAGGGAAAAAAGAGTTCATCATTCACCCGACGCCCCCGATCCGGACTCCCAAAAATATCTCCAATCATCTGATGATCGACTTCGAAAGGCCCCTGGTCATTGAGCCCAAATCGGCCTGCTCGGTGTTTCTGACCTTTCCCCTGGAGATCGGGGTGTTCGCGGAGGCGCGGAAAAAAATCCGGCTTCTGGATGTGTTTTCCCTCGGGCCCCCGAAATACGCGCTGTATGGAGAGCCCACCGGCGGAATCATCTGCCGGAGCTGGTCCAGCGAGGTCCATTTTTCTTCGCCTGAGGCCCTTCCCTTTGTGGAGGGGGTCATGGAGCTTGCCATCGTCAACCACACCTCGGAATGGACGGAGACCGCAAACGCGGTTTTTGACTCAAAATCCATGAAAATTTTTCACAGCCCCGACCGCGCGGTCATGAAGGCGCATATGAAGCTCAGGGACAAAGGGACCGCCGAGACGGGGTTTGCAAAAAAGGCCCGCCCCAGGGGAATGAAAAGAAGCCTTGAAATACGAAACGAATCCAGGCTGAAAATCGCGCCCGGCTCGTTTGTGATGGAGTTTGGATTATGATCCTGGGAAGAACCCTTTACGGGGACGTTCAAATCATCGACGTGCTGACCGGGCTTTTGATCCTGGTCTTCGGGATCATTGTGTCAAAGGCCGTGTCTTTGTATGTCAAACGGGGGCTCAAGGATAAAATCAAGCGGGAATACGCCGATCTCGCGGTCAAAACCATTTACTATTCCCTGGTGGTTTTTGTTCTGCTCTCCTCCCTGCCCATGCTGGGATTCAAGCTGTCCGCCCTTCTGGTGGCCGGGGGAGTGGCGGGAATCGCCATCGGCTTCGCCGGCCAGAACATCCTGGGCAACCTGATCTCCGGGGTGTTTTTGCTGATTGAAAGGCCCATCAAAGCCGGGAATCCCGTGGACATCGACGGCACGGTGGGCATTGTGGAGGACATCCAGATCATCTCCACCACCCTTCGGACCTTTGAGGGCCTGTATGTCCGGATGCCCAACCAGAAGGTGTTCACCTCCAATATCACCAATTACGAAGCCAATGTGGCCCGGCGGTTTGAATACATCGTGGGAATCCGCTACAGCGACGACGCCCAAAAGGCCATCGAGGTGATCCGCTCGGCCATCGACAAAGAGCCTTTTGCCTTAAAAGAGCCCGCGCCCCGGGCGTTTGTGAGCGAGCTGGGGGACAACTCGGTCAATATCACGGTCCAGACGTGGGCGCCGGTGTCGGAATGGCACGCGCTTTACCGGTCGCTTTTGTGGAAAATCAAAACCGCCCTTGAGAGCGAAGGCATCGAGATTCCCTTTCCCCAG of Candidatus Desulfarcum epimagneticum contains these proteins:
- a CDS encoding conserved hypothetical protein (Evidence 4 : Unknown function but conserved in other organisms), with product MKTRTRYVVGWALASLIFFLFTAGCDMAARKDERAPMRDAAMKKNGGEDGGPDRYSPIFLPDDSDEEEEAASYPAPEPVDDDFTAGAPAMTMEPEPEPEERMATAPAAPKAAAGSPRKAARRAKEAARRKAARAVGAGVSGAMSGSDPLADMDLPDAAPDSVDPIAEIDRILENMQIAQIAFNTPERMNIESVELIHLALDMKKSIKTLKDMVEGAGKRVGASIRVSSRMQARLSGRNFKITAITPETQAISGRESTDWKWEIQPEKEGRHSLHLTLAAMITVEGQSASRTIRTFDRVIEIQVTAGQKIQAFLKQNWQWLWAAVLVPLVTFLWRRRKKKVA
- a CDS encoding conserved hypothetical protein (Evidence 4 : Unknown function but conserved in other organisms) translates to MFGPFKIPGTLEMGDLKLEVARGENHIFYRRRLLGEEVEKKISAKGKKEFIIHPTPPIRTPKNISNHLMIDFERPLVIEPKSACSVFLTFPLEIGVFAEARKKIRLLDVFSLGPPKYALYGEPTGGIICRSWSSEVHFSSPEALPFVEGVMELAIVNHTSEWTETANAVFDSKSMKIFHSPDRAVMKAHMKLRDKGTAETGFAKKARPRGMKRSLEIRNESRLKIAPGSFVMEFGL
- a CDS encoding putative small-conductance mechanosensitive channel (MscS) (Evidence 3 : Putative function from multiple computational evidences; Product type t : transporter); its protein translation is MILGRTLYGDVQIIDVLTGLLILVFGIIVSKAVSLYVKRGLKDKIKREYADLAVKTIYYSLVVFVLLSSLPMLGFKLSALLVAGGVAGIAIGFAGQNILGNLISGVFLLIERPIKAGNPVDIDGTVGIVEDIQIISTTLRTFEGLYVRMPNQKVFTSNITNYEANVARRFEYIVGIRYSDDAQKAIEVIRSAIDKEPFALKEPAPRAFVSELGDNSVNITVQTWAPVSEWHALYRSLLWKIKTALESEGIEIPFPQRVLWQGEKQK